The Deinococcus koreensis genome window below encodes:
- a CDS encoding GNAT family N-acetyltransferase: MLELRPMDAAAFERFVAHSAPQYAAEKVASGEWTPEEAPERGDREFRELLPQGPDTPANVLYHLHDSQEGADVGVLWYALQTRGGARTAFVYEIEVYEPYRRRSYATQAFRALEHDAAARGATNIQLHVFGHNTGARALYEGLGFQTTNVIMKKDLG; encoded by the coding sequence ATGCTCGAACTCCGACCGATGGACGCCGCCGCCTTCGAGCGGTTTGTCGCGCATTCGGCCCCCCAGTACGCGGCCGAAAAGGTCGCCAGCGGCGAGTGGACACCTGAGGAAGCGCCGGAGCGCGGCGACCGCGAGTTCAGGGAGTTGCTGCCTCAGGGGCCGGACACGCCGGCAAATGTCCTGTACCACCTGCACGACTCGCAGGAGGGCGCGGACGTGGGTGTGCTGTGGTACGCCCTCCAGACGCGCGGGGGCGCCCGCACCGCCTTCGTCTACGAGATCGAGGTCTACGAACCCTACCGGCGGCGCAGCTACGCCACCCAGGCCTTCAGGGCGCTGGAGCACGACGCTGCCGCTCGGGGGGCCACCAACATCCAGCTCCATGTGTTCGGCCACAACACGGGCGCACGGGCGCTGTACGAGGGTCTGGGATTTCAGACCACGAACGTGATCATGAAGAAGGATCTGGGGTGA
- a CDS encoding DNA topoisomerase IB, giving the protein MTSRTDLLAEEYLRREGSDPKAFSYFWPDGAPYEDEAGLTRIGRLAVPPAYENVYVSPDADAELQAFGRDAAGRLQYRYHPDFVQAGALKKWQRLTRFAGALGTLKTVTGADLRASGLPPRKVAALMTRLLHVARFRVGSDIYAQQHKTYGLSTLRQRHVKVEGNTVTFSFRGKHGISQHKATTDRTLAGNIGRLLELPGPFLFQTVDAEGARRRIRSGELNAYLKEVIGPFTAKDFRTWGGTLLAAEFLAEAGVAESERAARRTLVECVKYVAADLGNTPAVTRSSYICPVIFDRYLEGKVLDDYEPRLGRGEAGLDGLTRSEAALKRLLESEKALKVRVKRAA; this is encoded by the coding sequence ATGACCTCCCGCACCGACCTGCTCGCCGAGGAGTACCTGCGCCGCGAGGGCAGCGACCCGAAAGCCTTCAGCTACTTCTGGCCCGACGGCGCCCCCTACGAGGACGAGGCCGGCCTCACGCGCATCGGCAGGCTAGCCGTGCCGCCCGCCTACGAGAACGTGTACGTCTCGCCCGATGCCGACGCCGAACTGCAGGCCTTCGGGCGCGACGCCGCCGGGCGACTCCAGTACCGCTACCACCCGGACTTCGTGCAGGCCGGCGCCCTGAAGAAGTGGCAGCGCCTGACCCGCTTCGCCGGCGCACTGGGCACCCTCAAGACCGTGACCGGCGCCGACCTGCGCGCCAGCGGCCTGCCGCCCCGCAAGGTCGCCGCGCTGATGACCCGGCTGCTGCACGTCGCGCGCTTTCGGGTGGGCAGCGACATCTACGCTCAGCAGCACAAGACCTATGGCCTGAGCACCCTGCGCCAGCGGCATGTGAAGGTCGAGGGCAACACCGTCACCTTCAGTTTCCGGGGCAAGCACGGCATCTCCCAGCACAAGGCGACCACCGACCGCACCCTGGCGGGCAACATCGGCCGGCTGCTGGAACTGCCCGGCCCGTTCCTGTTCCAGACGGTTGATGCCGAGGGTGCGCGGCGCCGCATCCGCTCCGGCGAGCTGAACGCCTACCTGAAGGAAGTTATCGGCCCCTTCACCGCCAAGGATTTCCGCACCTGGGGCGGCACGCTGCTGGCCGCCGAGTTCCTGGCCGAAGCCGGCGTGGCTGAGAGCGAACGCGCCGCCCGCAGAACCCTGGTCGAGTGCGTCAAGTACGTCGCCGCCGACCTGGGCAACACGCCCGCTGTGACGCGCAGTTCATATATCTGCCCGGTCATCTTCGACCGCTACCTGGAAGGCAAGGTGCTCGACGACTACGAACCCCGCCTGGGCCGGGGCGAGGCCGGGCTGGACGGCCTGACGCGCAGTGAAGCGGCCCTCAAGCGGCTGCTGGAGAGCGAGAAGGCGCTGAAGGTGAGGGTGAAGAGAGCGGCGTGA
- the ung gene encoding uracil-DNA glycosylase, with amino-acid sequence MFGGVQLVWFKKDLRVRDHAPLLEAARRGPVLPLYIYEPEQLGHEEFAGHHLSYLNDCLSELDLRLRALGTGLVIRHGEAVAVLEELREEYGVGAVWAHEETGNGVSYARDRRVRAWARERGLPLTELPQNGVIRRMTNRDGWAATWEERLSAPVVPVPEGLQGTGAEPGGVRSHADLGVPANAKTIPHGGQAEAQTTLASFLAVRGVNYMREMSSPVTAETSCSRLSAPLAYGTVSLREVVQATRQRLAEVKGDPNADPRWVRSLRSYESRLHWHCHFLQRLESEPQMEFRNLNRALDGLREDHWNQEHFDRWAHGQTGFPLVDACVRMLRETGWLNFRMRAMLVSFASQHLWLHWRTPGLFLAREWLDNEPGIHWSQMQMQSSTVGINRVRIYSPTRQAREQDESGDFIRRWVPELGDVPGDFIHAPWEWTGAGRLNYPPPVVNEQEAGRLARARISAARAAPEFEAEARRIYERHGSRKKAAMRAERKAQGLPEKPPRPTPQTQVKRRPPMSDQPDLFGLNPVTEPPKAVMPAGLPQSWQEALGAEFAAPSFHQLKDFLVAERREQTIFPPAPDVFNALRFTPLEDVRVLILGQDPYHRPGQAHGLSFSVRPGVPIPPSLRNIYKELREDIPGFTLPRHGYLRAWAEQGILLLNAVLTVREGQANSHANKGWEAFTDAVIRAVNAKEERVVFVLWGAYARKKKKLITGPQHVVIESAHPSPLSEAKFFGSRPFSQVNAALEEAGRGAIDWQLPAQVQE; translated from the coding sequence GTGTTCGGTGGCGTTCAACTCGTCTGGTTCAAGAAAGATCTGCGCGTGCGCGACCATGCCCCGCTGCTGGAGGCCGCGCGGCGCGGGCCGGTGCTGCCGCTCTACATCTACGAGCCCGAACAGCTGGGGCACGAGGAATTCGCCGGCCACCACCTGAGTTACCTGAACGACTGCCTGAGCGAACTCGACCTCCGGCTGCGGGCGCTGGGCACCGGGCTCGTCATCCGGCACGGCGAGGCGGTGGCCGTGCTGGAGGAACTGCGCGAGGAATATGGCGTGGGCGCCGTCTGGGCGCACGAGGAAACCGGTAACGGCGTGAGCTACGCCCGCGACCGCCGGGTGCGCGCCTGGGCGCGGGAGCGCGGCCTGCCCCTGACCGAGTTGCCGCAGAACGGCGTGATCCGCCGCATGACCAACCGCGACGGCTGGGCGGCGACCTGGGAGGAGCGTTTGAGCGCGCCGGTCGTGCCCGTGCCCGAGGGTCTGCAGGGCACCGGGGCCGAGCCCGGCGGAGTGCGCTCTCACGCCGACCTGGGCGTTCCGGCGAATGCCAAGACCATTCCCCACGGCGGCCAGGCCGAGGCCCAGACCACGCTGGCCTCCTTCCTGGCCGTGCGCGGCGTGAACTACATGCGCGAGATGAGCAGCCCCGTGACCGCCGAGACCAGTTGCTCGCGCCTGAGCGCGCCGCTGGCCTACGGCACGGTCTCGCTGAGAGAGGTCGTGCAGGCGACCCGGCAGCGGCTGGCGGAGGTCAAGGGTGACCCGAACGCCGACCCGCGCTGGGTGCGCTCGCTGCGTTCCTACGAGTCGCGGCTGCACTGGCACTGCCATTTTCTACAGCGCCTGGAATCCGAGCCGCAGATGGAGTTCCGCAACCTGAACCGCGCGCTGGACGGGTTGCGGGAAGACCACTGGAACCAGGAGCACTTCGACCGCTGGGCGCACGGCCAGACCGGCTTTCCGCTGGTGGACGCCTGCGTGCGGATGCTGCGGGAGACTGGCTGGCTCAACTTCCGGATGCGCGCCATGCTGGTGTCCTTCGCCTCGCAGCACCTTTGGCTTCACTGGCGCACGCCGGGGCTGTTCCTGGCGCGCGAGTGGCTCGACAACGAGCCCGGCATCCACTGGTCGCAGATGCAGATGCAGTCCAGCACCGTGGGCATCAACCGCGTCCGCATCTATTCGCCCACCCGCCAGGCCCGCGAGCAGGACGAGAGCGGCGACTTCATCCGCCGCTGGGTGCCCGAACTCGGGGACGTGCCCGGCGATTTTATCCACGCGCCCTGGGAGTGGACGGGGGCGGGCCGCCTGAACTATCCGCCGCCGGTCGTGAACGAGCAGGAGGCCGGACGGCTGGCCCGCGCCCGGATTTCCGCTGCCCGCGCCGCGCCCGAGTTCGAGGCCGAGGCGCGGCGCATCTACGAGCGGCACGGCAGCCGCAAGAAGGCGGCGATGCGCGCCGAAAGAAAAGCCCAGGGTCTGCCTGAAAAACCGCCGCGCCCCACCCCTCAGACTCAGGTCAAAAGGAGACCCCCCATGTCCGACCAGCCCGATCTGTTTGGCCTCAACCCCGTGACCGAGCCACCAAAGGCCGTCATGCCCGCCGGCCTGCCCCAGAGCTGGCAGGAGGCGCTGGGCGCCGAGTTCGCCGCGCCCTCCTTCCACCAGCTCAAGGATTTTCTGGTGGCCGAGCGCCGCGAGCAGACCATCTTCCCCCCCGCGCCCGACGTGTTCAACGCCCTGCGCTTCACGCCGCTGGAGGACGTCAGGGTGCTGATCCTGGGGCAAGACCCCTACCACCGCCCCGGCCAGGCGCACGGCCTGAGCTTCTCGGTCAGGCCCGGCGTGCCCATTCCGCCCTCTCTGCGGAACATCTACAAGGAACTCCGCGAGGACATCCCCGGCTTCACGCTGCCGCGTCACGGCTACCTGAGAGCCTGGGCGGAGCAGGGCATCCTGCTGCTGAACGCGGTGCTGACCGTGCGCGAGGGGCAGGCGAACAGCCACGCCAACAAAGGGTGGGAGGCGTTCACCGACGCCGTGATCCGGGCCGTGAACGCGAAGGAGGAGCGGGTGGTCTTCGTGCTGTGGGGCGCCTACGCCCGCAAGAAGAAGAAGCTGATCACCGGGCCGCAGCACGTGGTCATCGAGTCCGCGCACCCCAGTCCGCTCAGTGAAGCCAAGTTCTTCGGCTCCCGCCCCTTCTCGCAGGTGAACGCCGCGCTGGAGGAGGCCGGGCGCGGGGCCATCGACTGGCAGCTGCCGGCCCAGGTGCAGGAATGA
- the carA gene encoding glutamine-hydrolyzing carbamoyl-phosphate synthase small subunit, protein MIRKERAILALEDGTVYRGYAFGHRGETVGEVVFNTSMTGYQEIMTDPSYNGQIVTITYPHVGNYGVAIYDMESNKPYVRGFISREFSGDYSNHRAQQSLEAFMQQYGVVSIQGIDTRALVRRLREGGVVKGVIAHRSFTHPDDSYGEFTPAEEQVYVQRARDHQDIDGHDMTREVTTPLPYAFPTLRHGKRVVLMDFGIKHTIIERLSEVGIEPIVVPAQTTPAQIMALQPHGLFLSNGPGDPAPLEYAHKTAWEMMGLLPTFGICLGHQILGLAAGGKTFKMKFGHRGGNQPVKNLLTGNVEITAQNHGYAVDIESIPNDAFVATHVNLNDGTLEGMAHSRYPVFSVQYHPEASPGPHDSRYLFDRFIEEIDAFDGGNGSPVQKAAAGRLGI, encoded by the coding sequence ATGATCAGGAAAGAACGCGCGATTCTGGCGCTGGAAGACGGCACGGTGTACCGGGGCTACGCCTTCGGGCACCGCGGGGAGACGGTGGGCGAGGTCGTGTTCAACACGTCCATGACCGGCTACCAGGAGATCATGACCGATCCCAGCTACAACGGGCAGATCGTGACCATCACGTATCCGCACGTGGGCAACTACGGCGTGGCGATCTACGACATGGAGTCCAACAAGCCGTACGTGCGCGGCTTCATCTCGCGCGAATTCTCCGGCGACTATTCCAATCACCGCGCCCAGCAGTCGCTCGAGGCGTTCATGCAGCAGTACGGCGTGGTGAGCATCCAGGGCATCGACACCCGCGCGCTGGTGCGGCGGCTGCGCGAGGGCGGCGTGGTCAAGGGCGTGATCGCCCACCGCTCGTTTACCCACCCGGACGACTCCTACGGCGAGTTCACGCCCGCCGAGGAACAGGTCTACGTGCAGCGCGCCAGGGATCACCAGGACATCGACGGGCACGACATGACGAGAGAGGTCACCACGCCGCTGCCCTATGCCTTCCCGACCCTGCGCCACGGCAAGCGCGTCGTGCTGATGGACTTCGGGATCAAGCACACCATCATCGAGCGGCTTTCGGAGGTGGGCATCGAGCCCATCGTGGTGCCGGCCCAGACCACGCCCGCGCAGATTATGGCGCTGCAGCCGCACGGCCTGTTCCTGTCGAACGGCCCCGGCGATCCCGCGCCGCTGGAATACGCCCACAAGACCGCCTGGGAGATGATGGGCCTGCTGCCCACCTTCGGCATCTGCCTGGGGCACCAGATCCTGGGACTGGCGGCCGGCGGCAAGACCTTCAAGATGAAGTTCGGCCACCGGGGCGGCAACCAGCCGGTGAAGAACCTGCTGACCGGCAACGTGGAGATCACCGCCCAGAACCACGGCTACGCGGTGGACATCGAGTCCATTCCCAATGACGCCTTCGTCGCCACGCACGTCAACCTGAACGACGGCACGCTGGAGGGCATGGCCCACAGCCGCTATCCCGTGTTCTCCGTGCAGTACCACCCGGAGGCGAGCCCCGGCCCGCACGACAGCCGCTACCTCTTCGACCGCTTCATCGAGGAGATCGACGCCTTCGACGGCGGCAACGGCTCGCCTGTGCAGAAGGCGGCGGCGGGTCGGCTGGGGATCTAG
- a CDS encoding homocysteine S-methyltransferase family protein: protein MTGQLLQFGRYMLTDGGLETDLLYNRGIDLPCFASVVLLRTAEGRAALEAYYRPYLELARRVGAGFILESATWRASPDWAAPLGLDLAELDGLNVAAIELVRRLRAEYERSMPEIVVSGCIGPRGDGYDPGEVMSAPEATDYHTHQARVLASAGVDMISAITMTNVNEAIGIARAAQMVGVPAVISFTVETDGRLPTGDTLMDAVMAVEAAEGASVSYYMVNCAHPDHFAAVLGQRAAWTQRIRGLRANASRCSHEELNAMTELDAGDPAELGQLYRALLATQPQIRVLGGCCGTDLRHVTAVAQACIPPA from the coding sequence ATGACAGGACAGTTGCTTCAGTTCGGGCGCTACATGTTGACCGACGGTGGACTGGAGACCGACCTTCTCTACAACCGGGGGATCGATCTTCCCTGCTTCGCCTCGGTCGTGTTGCTGCGCACCGCAGAGGGACGAGCGGCGCTGGAGGCCTACTACCGCCCCTATCTGGAGCTGGCCCGGCGGGTCGGTGCCGGGTTCATCCTCGAGAGTGCCACGTGGCGTGCCAGCCCTGACTGGGCGGCGCCGCTCGGACTCGATCTGGCCGAGCTTGACGGACTGAATGTCGCTGCCATCGAGCTGGTGCGCCGCCTGAGAGCCGAGTATGAGAGGAGCATGCCCGAGATCGTGGTCAGCGGCTGCATCGGGCCTCGGGGCGACGGCTACGACCCCGGCGAGGTCATGAGCGCCCCGGAGGCGACCGACTACCACACCCACCAGGCGCGCGTGCTCGCCTCGGCGGGCGTCGACATGATTTCGGCCATCACCATGACGAACGTGAACGAGGCAATCGGCATCGCGCGGGCGGCACAGATGGTCGGCGTGCCGGCGGTGATCTCATTTACCGTGGAGACGGACGGGCGACTGCCGACCGGTGACACGCTGATGGACGCGGTGATGGCGGTGGAGGCGGCAGAGGGCGCCTCCGTGTCTTACTACATGGTCAACTGCGCCCATCCCGACCACTTCGCCGCCGTCCTGGGCCAGCGTGCGGCCTGGACACAGCGCATCCGTGGACTCCGCGCCAACGCCTCGCGCTGCAGCCATGAGGAGCTGAACGCCATGACGGAGCTCGACGCGGGCGACCCGGCCGAACTCGGGCAGCTCTACCGCGCCCTCCTGGCCACCCAGCCGCAGATCAGGGTGCTCGGTGGCTGCTGCGGCACCGACCTGCGCCACGTCACGGCCGTCGCTCAGGCGTGCATTCCCCCGGCGTGA
- a CDS encoding nucleotidyltransferase family protein gives MTANLPAAQGPAAPTGPIAGVLLAAGLSTRMGRPKQLALLAGRPLCRYAAVALAGAGHDPLLAVIPPGEVGAQIRQALDGLGFAFVVNPEPARGLASSFRVAVAALPAGLAGANFALADMPLVTAELHRALLQTFRESGAPVVLATYGDGPGPGPDAVRAPPHLLRADLLDGVRAVPDADHGPRELIQAWRHQAQVRQFPAALLLDVDTPEALTQAERALAGAPG, from the coding sequence ATGACCGCGAACCTCCCCGCTGCCCAGGGCCCGGCGGCGCCGACTGGCCCCATCGCCGGCGTGCTGCTGGCCGCCGGGCTCAGCACCCGTATGGGCCGCCCCAAGCAACTGGCGCTGCTGGCGGGCCGGCCGCTGTGCCGGTACGCGGCTGTGGCCCTGGCGGGCGCCGGGCACGACCCCCTGCTGGCGGTGATCCCGCCCGGGGAGGTCGGGGCGCAGATCCGGCAGGCGCTGGACGGACTGGGCTTCGCCTTCGTGGTCAATCCGGAGCCGGCGCGCGGGCTGGCGTCCTCGTTCCGGGTGGCCGTGGCGGCGCTCCCGGCCGGGCTGGCCGGCGCGAACTTCGCCCTGGCCGACATGCCGCTGGTGACGGCGGAGCTTCACCGCGCCCTGCTGCAGACCTTCCGAGAGTCCGGGGCGCCCGTGGTGTTGGCCACATACGGCGACGGGCCAGGCCCGGGGCCGGACGCCGTGCGCGCCCCACCCCACCTGCTGCGCGCCGACCTGCTCGATGGCGTGCGCGCCGTTCCCGACGCCGACCACGGCCCCCGAGAGCTGATCCAGGCCTGGCGCCACCAGGCGCAGGTGCGGCAATTCCCGGCGGCGCTGCTGCTGGACGTGGACACGCCGGAGGCGCTGACCCAGGCGGAACGGGCGCTGGCCGGAGCACCCGGCTGA